The following coding sequences are from one Maledivibacter sp. window:
- a CDS encoding class D sortase, whose amino-acid sequence MKYINKKFISILLIFLGVSIILYPKIKDRYISYKQNKLISLWEESLQVIDNDVSSENNEIASNILVNKSHYSENNVSSDGLLSEKKLIIKLKNEQKQSQEIERKKKEAIIKKRQEFIKSHMEGILKIEKISLSLPILRGATKRNLDFSISSIDGTGKPWETGNYAIAGHRSHAFGRNFNRLDELIIGDYLEVIDLENNHYSYIIKEKIIVNAEDTWVLNSIKNKREITLVTCHPLYEKNPPTRLIIKGEMVE is encoded by the coding sequence ATGAAATATATAAATAAAAAGTTCATATCTATACTACTTATTTTTTTAGGTGTTTCTATTATCCTTTATCCCAAGATAAAGGATAGGTATATATCCTATAAACAAAATAAATTAATATCTCTTTGGGAAGAAAGCCTACAGGTAATAGATAACGATGTATCATCAGAAAATAACGAAATAGCTTCTAACATTCTAGTGAATAAATCTCACTATTCTGAAAACAATGTATCTTCTGATGGCCTACTATCAGAGAAAAAACTTATTATAAAATTAAAAAATGAACAAAAACAATCACAGGAAATAGAAAGAAAAAAAAAGGAAGCCATTATAAAAAAACGTCAAGAATTTATTAAGTCCCATATGGAAGGAATATTAAAGATAGAAAAAATATCCTTGTCTCTACCCATCCTAAGGGGAGCAACTAAAAGGAATCTAGATTTTTCGATTTCAAGCATAGATGGTACAGGTAAGCCCTGGGAGACTGGTAATTATGCTATAGCTGGTCATAGAAGCCATGCCTTTGGTAGAAACTTTAATAGATTAGATGAGCTTATCATAGGGGATTATTTAGAAGTCATTGACTTGGAAAATAATCATTATTCATACATAATCAAAGAAAAGATTATAGTTAATGCAGAGGATACTTGGGTATTAAATAGTATAAAAAATAAAAGGGAAATCACTTTGGTCACCTGTCACCCTTTATACGAAAAAAACCCTCCTACCAGATTAATCATAAAAGGTGAAATGGTTGAATAA
- a CDS encoding CD1871A family CXXC motif-containing protein produces MSKLRIGLLMLSIIFIIIGITRGEISVMFTKAINICLECIGIG; encoded by the coding sequence ATGTCTAAATTAAGAATTGGTTTATTGATGTTAAGTATTATATTTATAATTATAGGAATAACCCGTGGGGAAATATCAGTTATGTTTACAAAGGCAATAAATATATGTTTGGAGTGTATTGGAATTGGCTAA
- a CDS encoding ABC transporter permease: protein MKNIKIWNLLQFLGVSIVLLCSFFIEGINQDTVELLGSIGSNRLIIETKDNYINNKNIGFTENEVAQFTDKVKYNETLFTLPFTTDIKANSNTIYTKALAVNSCYKRFADIHIVKGSFLTEKQESNKEKVLVIGEETALKLFKSTDIIGMNISIMNEDFKIVGINKERDSFLSKLFKGKEPQIYIPLKTIFTINEDITIPCLQISISNEYNSIQNEKAVVKLLDKMGKSQSNYKIIDCRVFEKQNLQMIKLIIFVFGILIILHILKTQVKILRTIFSTIKEKYNSQYFLKSIKLYEKIFLCLILRLLFLITSIYVIIQAIKFHFYIVHKSSNNIINYYLSPIIDNILNIGASKLFSTNIINFSIFTINCIFVFGILLGSLLIFTSFYFLKHGDFSSYKPLLFFSISYILSLISASMIINIFKLPIIINTKLVIIIFIFIFLKNISIINRSKHTTIY, encoded by the coding sequence ATGAAAAACATAAAAATTTGGAACCTTCTTCAATTCCTTGGGGTATCCATTGTTCTTCTTTGCAGCTTTTTTATAGAAGGTATAAATCAAGATACGGTTGAGCTTTTAGGTTCAATAGGATCAAATAGGTTAATTATAGAAACCAAGGATAATTATATAAATAATAAAAATATTGGATTTACAGAAAATGAAGTTGCCCAGTTTACAGATAAAGTAAAATATAATGAAACTTTATTTACACTTCCCTTTACAACAGATATTAAAGCTAATTCAAATACCATATATACTAAAGCATTAGCCGTTAATTCCTGCTATAAACGTTTTGCAGATATCCATATTGTAAAAGGAAGCTTTTTAACAGAAAAGCAAGAGTCAAACAAAGAAAAGGTTTTAGTAATAGGAGAAGAAACAGCATTGAAATTATTTAAGAGTACGGATATCATAGGTATGAATATAAGTATTATGAATGAAGATTTTAAAATTGTGGGTATTAACAAAGAAAGAGATTCTTTTCTTTCTAAACTATTCAAGGGAAAAGAACCCCAAATTTATATTCCTTTAAAAACAATTTTCACTATAAATGAAGATATTACAATACCATGCTTACAAATATCAATTTCAAATGAATATAACTCAATTCAAAATGAAAAAGCTGTTGTAAAACTACTGGACAAGATGGGAAAGTCACAATCAAATTATAAAATTATTGATTGCAGGGTTTTTGAAAAACAGAACCTTCAAATGATTAAGTTGATCATATTTGTATTCGGCATATTAATTATTCTTCATATTCTTAAGACCCAAGTGAAAATATTAAGAACAATATTCTCAACAATCAAAGAAAAATATAATTCACAATATTTTCTTAAATCAATAAAGTTATACGAAAAAATCTTTCTTTGTTTAATCCTAAGACTCCTATTTTTAATAACTTCTATATACGTAATCATTCAAGCTATTAAATTCCACTTCTATATTGTCCATAAAAGTAGTAATAATATTATTAACTACTATTTAAGTCCCATCATAGATAATATACTTAATATTGGTGCTTCAAAATTATTTTCTACTAATATTATCAATTTTTCAATATTTACTATTAATTGCATATTTGTTTTTGGAATTCTATTAGGGAGCCTATTAATATTCACAAGCTTTTACTTCTTAAAACATGGTGATTTTTCTTCTTATAAACCACTTTTGTTTTTCAGCATATCATATATTTTATCACTAATATCCGCAAGCATGATCATAAATATATTCAAGCTCCCTATAATTATAAATACAAAGCTAGTAATTATAATTTTTATATTTATTTTTTTAAAAAATATTTCTATTATCAATAGATCAAAGCATACAACAATATATTAA
- a CDS encoding 4Fe-4S binding protein has translation MAKFNRKLIQILSAFITNANLKGFAQGKIYRGQLKKLCVPGLNCYSCPGALGSCPIGSLQAVLGSFKYKVSFYVIGTIMLFGTLMGRFICGWLCPFGLIQELLHRIPSPKFRIPKVFRYLKYVILVIFVILLPIVWTNNVGLGDPTFCKYICPAGTLEGGIPLVSMNPSLRASIGSLFFWKIFLLIGTIIMSIISFRPFCKVICPLGAIYGFFNSISVYRYELDKDKCTNCGLCFTKCKMDVRPYENPNATECIRCGDCISTCPHNAIGSRISLGVTGEKSIMHNAITKFLGVKDEIYK, from the coding sequence TTGGCTAAATTCAACAGAAAATTGATACAAATCCTAAGTGCATTTATAACAAATGCCAACCTAAAGGGGTTTGCCCAAGGAAAAATCTATAGGGGCCAATTAAAAAAGCTATGTGTACCAGGATTGAATTGTTATTCATGTCCCGGCGCACTAGGATCTTGTCCTATTGGTTCATTACAAGCCGTTTTAGGAAGCTTTAAGTATAAAGTATCCTTTTACGTTATTGGTACAATAATGCTATTTGGTACTTTAATGGGAAGGTTTATATGTGGATGGCTTTGTCCCTTTGGTTTGATCCAGGAATTGCTTCATAGGATTCCTTCCCCCAAGTTTAGGATTCCCAAGGTATTTAGATATCTAAAATATGTGATTTTAGTTATATTTGTAATACTCCTTCCCATTGTATGGACAAATAATGTAGGTTTAGGAGACCCCACTTTTTGTAAATATATTTGTCCCGCTGGAACTTTGGAGGGTGGAATTCCATTGGTATCGATGAATCCTTCTCTTAGAGCAAGTATAGGCAGCCTATTTTTCTGGAAGATTTTCTTATTGATTGGGACAATAATCATGTCTATAATAAGCTTTAGACCATTTTGTAAAGTCATATGTCCACTTGGAGCAATATATGGTTTTTTCAACTCTATAAGTGTTTATAGATATGAGTTAGATAAAGATAAATGTACAAATTGTGGTCTATGCTTTACTAAATGTAAGATGGATGTAAGGCCCTATGAAAATCCAAATGCTACTGAATGTATCAGATGTGGAGATTGTATAAGTACGTGCCCACATAATGCAATAGGGTCAAGGATCAGCTTGGGAGTTACTGGGGAAAAATCTATCATGCATAATGCCATAACAAAATTTTTAGGAGTAAAAGATGAAATATATAAATAA
- a CDS encoding carbohydrate ABC transporter permease: protein MIYFLLILMSLSFIYPILAIFVNSFMEPQEICDSYSFITGNHNNQNSHEYMKIKLIPDMLSFKQYINILFRQSFFLRMFWNSTGIVAAIIIGQVLVSSIAAYVFCKISFKGRDKLFFLYVITMMMPFQVTLVPNYLVVDKLGITNTYAALILPAIFAPFGVFLMKQFMNYIPKECIEAASVDGAGHFGIFIHIILPMLKPAIASLSILLFIDYWNMVEQPILFIDDAMKRPLSTYLSIIGKKDLHCAFAASTIYMLPPLLMFLYWECYLVEGIQLNSGIK from the coding sequence ATGATTTATTTTTTGTTGATCCTTATGTCACTATCTTTTATATACCCGATACTTGCAATTTTTGTGAATTCGTTTATGGAACCCCAAGAGATATGCGATAGCTATTCTTTTATTACTGGCAACCATAATAACCAAAATAGTCATGAATATATGAAAATAAAATTGATTCCCGATATGTTAAGTTTTAAGCAATATATAAATATACTTTTTCGCCAATCATTTTTCCTAAGAATGTTTTGGAACTCCACAGGAATTGTTGCGGCAATTATAATCGGTCAAGTACTTGTTTCATCCATTGCAGCCTATGTGTTTTGTAAAATATCATTTAAAGGTAGAGATAAATTGTTTTTTCTTTATGTGATCACAATGATGATGCCCTTTCAGGTTACACTTGTTCCAAATTATTTAGTTGTGGATAAGTTAGGGATTACAAATACATATGCAGCATTGATTTTGCCAGCAATATTTGCTCCCTTTGGAGTATTCCTAATGAAACAATTCATGAACTACATCCCAAAGGAATGTATTGAGGCCGCCAGCGTAGATGGAGCAGGACATTTTGGAATTTTTATTCATATAATACTACCCATGCTGAAGCCTGCAATCGCATCCCTTAGTATCCTTCTATTTATTGATTACTGGAACATGGTGGAACAACCTATATTATTCATAGATGATGCCATGAAAAGGCCTTTATCTACTTACTTATCAATTATCGGAAAGAAAGATCTTCATTGTGCCTTCGCCGCATCAACTATATACATGCTCCCTCCCCTATTGATGTTTTTATACTGGGAATGTTATCTTGTTGAAGGAATACAGCTTAATTCTGGCATAAAGTAG
- the gltB gene encoding glutamate synthase large subunit: MSENGFPEGQGLYNPNMEKDSCGVGFITNIKGKRSHYILKQGLQILKSLKHRGAVGADASTGDGSGIMFQIPHRFFKKETEGIGIDLSQVGDYAVGMIFLPRQPNARLYCEGVFERVLKEEKQKLLGWRIVPVNENACGESARATRPMIMQVFIDRNGQARDLFERKLYVVRKQVEKIIRDTNKPYTESFYVCSLSSSTIVYKGQILGYMLEDFYVDLLDDSIETAIAVVHERYSTNTFPSWKLAQPFRYIAHNGEINTIRGNINWMNAREGVMHSKLFKEDSSKVLPVIEPGGSDSASLDNALEIFGINGHSLENVLMMLIPEAWQNDVDMEREKRGFYEYHARVMEPWDGPATVAFCDGVKVGVKVDRNGLRPARYLVTKDDFVIMASEAGVVDVPEKMVVEKGCIEPGKLFLIDTEKGKILYDNEVKLPLSKRESFADWAARNRMLLNDIKQSVELEKMNYETLHKKLLVFGYTKEELEKVIAYMGEKGKEPIGSMGIDIPLAVLSERPQLLFNYFKQKFAQVTNPSIDPIREEMIMSLVQFIGSHGSLLDEIETENDNKYIRIEQPIFKNDEIENMSRLNTRDFKAITIPMVFQADHERNGLKEALDYLCKRAEENVKLGYNILILSDRNEDMYNAPIPSLLALSAVHHYLVRKKLRTSVDLIVEAGDVRDVMHIALLIGFGAKAVNPYMAFESIGYMVENNKYITNVKNIDQAYDNYIDAICSGILKIISRIGISTLQSYCGAQIFEAIGIDQDVIDEYFTGTPAVISGIGLEVISREVLLRHASAYHQFKNLDIGGEIHWNKEGEYHIFTPKATNMLRKACIENDFSSYREYACKANEENERALTIRGLLQFKERKSIPIEDVEPVSDILKRFTISGMSFGSLSKEAHETLAMAMNRIGATSNAGEGGEDPSRYRLRTNGEDANSAVKQVASGRFGVTANYLVNCKEIQIKIAQGAKPGEGGHLPGNKVTVEIAKVRHSAPGIDLISPPPHHDIYSIEDLSQLIFDLKNANPKAKISVKLVSQIGVGTVAAGVAKGHADKVLVSGHDGGTGASPISSMKYVGLPWELGLAETQQTLLLNDLRSRITVQVDGKLRTGRDIAIATLLGAEEYGFATSALVACGCVMCRQCHMNKCPMGIATQDYNLRKKFKGQPEHLINYFTFVAQEMRQIMAQLGFKKVDEMVGRVDALEVRKSDKYKIKQCDLSPILYKPELPSRIVQRCIIDQDHKLENVLDRQLIENSMVAIENGIKVEHSLMIKNTNRAVGTMLSGEIAKKYGDEGLDEDTIKIIAVGSAGQSFGAFAIKGLTLILQGDANDYLGKGLSGGKIILVPPREAIYRANENIIAGNTLFYGATSGEAYISGRVGQRFCVRNSGVTAVVEGIGDHGCEYMTGGIVVILGSTGKNFGAGMSGGVAYVLDENDEFKNKCNTQIVEIESLANLRDITKVKKLVSRHYQHTGSLRAKEILDSWDYYEKKFVRVSSQAYRKRLESIC; this comes from the coding sequence ATGAGTGAAAATGGATTTCCCGAAGGACAGGGACTTTATAATCCAAATATGGAAAAGGATAGCTGTGGTGTTGGTTTTATAACAAATATTAAGGGGAAAAGGTCCCATTATATACTTAAACAAGGACTGCAGATTTTAAAGAGTTTGAAGCATCGAGGTGCCGTTGGGGCGGATGCAAGCACTGGAGATGGATCGGGGATCATGTTTCAAATACCCCATAGATTTTTTAAAAAAGAGACGGAGGGTATAGGTATAGATTTATCTCAAGTTGGAGACTATGCTGTGGGAATGATTTTCCTTCCTAGACAACCAAATGCACGATTGTATTGTGAAGGAGTATTTGAACGGGTGCTTAAGGAGGAAAAACAAAAACTTCTGGGCTGGAGAATAGTACCAGTAAATGAAAATGCATGTGGGGAATCCGCTAGAGCCACAAGACCAATGATTATGCAGGTCTTCATTGATAGAAATGGTCAAGCAAGGGATTTATTTGAAAGAAAACTATATGTTGTTAGAAAACAAGTAGAAAAAATTATAAGAGATACAAATAAGCCATATACCGAGAGCTTTTATGTCTGCAGTTTATCTAGTAGTACAATAGTATACAAAGGTCAGATATTAGGTTACATGCTTGAAGATTTTTATGTGGATCTATTAGATGATAGTATTGAAACAGCAATAGCTGTAGTCCATGAAAGATATAGTACAAATACCTTTCCATCTTGGAAGCTTGCACAACCATTCCGTTATATTGCCCACAATGGGGAGATAAATACCATTAGAGGTAATATTAATTGGATGAATGCCAGGGAGGGGGTAATGCATTCTAAATTATTTAAGGAAGATTCTAGTAAAGTTTTGCCTGTAATCGAACCCGGTGGCAGTGATTCTGCATCCCTCGACAATGCCCTAGAGATTTTTGGAATAAATGGACATTCCTTGGAAAATGTACTAATGATGTTAATACCTGAGGCATGGCAAAATGATGTGGATATGGAAAGGGAAAAAAGAGGATTTTATGAATACCATGCAAGGGTGATGGAGCCCTGGGATGGGCCTGCCACAGTTGCATTCTGTGATGGTGTCAAGGTTGGGGTAAAGGTAGATAGGAATGGACTTAGACCAGCTCGCTATTTAGTTACTAAGGATGATTTTGTAATTATGGCATCAGAAGCCGGGGTGGTAGATGTACCGGAAAAAATGGTGGTTGAAAAGGGATGTATAGAGCCAGGAAAGCTATTTTTAATAGATACAGAAAAAGGTAAAATCCTTTACGATAATGAAGTTAAGCTCCCTTTATCTAAAAGAGAATCCTTTGCTGATTGGGCTGCCAGGAATAGGATGCTTTTAAATGATATAAAGCAGTCCGTTGAATTAGAAAAAATGAATTATGAAACCCTACATAAGAAATTATTAGTATTTGGATACACAAAGGAGGAATTAGAAAAGGTTATTGCATATATGGGTGAAAAGGGTAAAGAGCCCATCGGATCAATGGGTATAGATATACCACTTGCCGTATTGTCTGAGCGTCCCCAGCTTTTATTCAATTATTTTAAACAAAAATTTGCTCAGGTAACTAATCCATCAATTGATCCCATTAGAGAAGAAATGATAATGTCCCTAGTCCAATTTATTGGAAGTCATGGAAGCCTATTAGATGAAATTGAAACGGAGAATGACAATAAATATATAAGAATTGAACAACCTATTTTTAAAAATGATGAAATTGAAAATATGAGTAGACTCAACACAAGGGATTTTAAAGCTATTACAATTCCCATGGTATTTCAAGCAGATCATGAGAGAAATGGTTTAAAAGAGGCGTTGGATTATTTGTGCAAACGTGCTGAAGAAAATGTTAAGCTTGGATACAATATACTCATTCTAAGCGATAGAAACGAAGACATGTATAATGCACCAATACCAAGTCTCCTAGCTTTGAGTGCCGTACACCATTACTTGGTTAGAAAAAAATTAAGGACATCTGTGGATTTAATCGTAGAAGCGGGAGATGTTAGGGATGTTATGCATATAGCATTATTGATAGGGTTTGGGGCAAAAGCTGTTAATCCATATATGGCCTTTGAATCAATTGGTTACATGGTGGAAAATAATAAATATATTACTAATGTTAAAAATATAGATCAGGCCTATGATAATTATATTGATGCAATCTGTTCAGGAATTTTAAAAATAATATCAAGAATTGGAATTTCAACATTGCAAAGTTATTGTGGGGCTCAAATTTTTGAGGCCATAGGTATAGATCAAGATGTAATCGATGAATATTTCACTGGTACACCTGCTGTAATTTCAGGGATTGGGTTAGAAGTCATTTCCCGTGAAGTATTATTAAGACATGCTTCGGCATATCATCAGTTCAAGAATTTGGATATTGGAGGAGAAATCCATTGGAATAAGGAGGGAGAATATCATATATTTACTCCTAAAGCAACAAATATGTTGAGAAAGGCTTGTATAGAAAATGATTTTAGTAGTTATAGGGAATATGCTTGTAAAGCCAATGAAGAAAACGAAAGGGCATTGACGATTCGTGGATTGCTACAATTTAAGGAGAGAAAAAGCATACCCATAGAGGATGTTGAACCTGTTTCAGATATTTTAAAGAGATTTACCATTTCGGGAATGTCCTTTGGGTCACTGAGTAAAGAAGCCCATGAGACTTTAGCCATGGCAATGAATAGAATAGGAGCAACAAGCAATGCCGGTGAGGGAGGGGAAGATCCTAGTAGATATAGGCTTAGGACGAATGGAGAAGATGCTAATAGTGCGGTTAAACAGGTCGCGTCGGGTAGATTTGGGGTGACTGCCAACTATCTTGTGAATTGCAAGGAAATACAAATAAAGATCGCCCAAGGAGCAAAACCTGGAGAAGGAGGACATTTACCAGGTAATAAAGTGACTGTAGAAATAGCAAAGGTACGACATTCAGCCCCAGGAATAGATCTAATATCCCCACCACCCCACCATGATATTTATTCAATAGAAGATTTATCTCAATTAATCTTTGATTTGAAGAATGCCAATCCAAAAGCTAAAATAAGCGTTAAGCTAGTATCTCAAATTGGTGTTGGAACAGTTGCGGCTGGTGTAGCAAAGGGGCATGCTGATAAAGTTTTAGTAAGTGGACACGATGGAGGTACCGGTGCTTCGCCTATTAGTTCCATGAAATATGTTGGACTTCCTTGGGAATTAGGGCTTGCCGAAACTCAACAGACCCTATTATTAAATGATTTAAGGAGTAGGATTACTGTACAGGTTGATGGCAAGCTTAGAACTGGTAGAGATATAGCTATTGCTACATTGTTAGGGGCAGAGGAATATGGTTTTGCCACTTCGGCATTAGTAGCCTGTGGCTGCGTTATGTGTAGACAATGTCATATGAACAAGTGCCCCATGGGAATAGCAACTCAGGACTATAATTTACGTAAGAAGTTTAAGGGGCAACCAGAACATTTGATTAATTACTTTACATTTGTTGCACAGGAAATGCGACAGATAATGGCTCAGCTTGGGTTTAAAAAAGTTGATGAGATGGTTGGAAGAGTCGATGCCTTAGAGGTTAGAAAAAGTGATAAATATAAGATAAAACAATGTGATTTATCTCCTATTCTATATAAACCTGAGTTGCCATCCAGAATTGTACAAAGATGCATCATAGATCAGGATCATAAGCTAGAAAATGTTTTAGACAGGCAGTTGATTGAAAATTCCATGGTAGCAATAGAAAATGGAATAAAAGTAGAGCATTCATTGATGATAAAGAATACTAATCGTGCTGTTGGAACAATGTTGAGTGGTGAGATTGCAAAAAAATATGGAGACGAAGGATTAGATGAAGATACTATTAAAATAATTGCTGTAGGTTCAGCCGGTCAAAGCTTTGGAGCCTTTGCAATAAAAGGATTAACTCTTATTCTTCAGGGAGATGCAAATGACTACCTTGGAAAAGGGTTATCAGGTGGGAAAATCATATTGGTACCCCCTAGGGAAGCCATATATAGGGCTAATGAAAACATCATTGCAGGAAATACATTGTTTTATGGTGCTACTTCCGGTGAAGCATATATTTCGGGAAGAGTTGGTCAAAGATTTTGTGTGCGTAATAGTGGGGTTACAGCGGTTGTAGAAGGCATTGGAGACCATGGATGTGAATACATGACAGGAGGCATAGTTGTTATACTAGGATCAACGGGTAAAAACTTTGGAGCTGGCATGAGTGGTGGAGTAGCCTATGTGTTAGATGAGAATGATGAGTTTAAAAACAAATGTAACACACAAATCGTTGAAATTGAATCTTTGGCTAATTTACGAGATATTACGAAGGTTAAAAAGCTAGTTAGTAGACATTATCAGCATACCGGTAGCTTAAGGGCAAAAGAGATATTGGATAGTTGGGACTATTATGAAAAGAAATTTGTGAGAGTCAGTTCTCAGGCCTATAGAAAGCGTCTGGAGTCAATATGTTAA
- a CDS encoding dipeptidase encodes MKVIDFHCDTILKLMEDKDKLELKKNKFHIDIEKLKKGNSMSQFFALYVDLAREGDPLEICLEMADKFYIELEKNKGEMEIATNYNQLMENYNKGRISAFLTIEEGGVLKGKLHNLRNLYRLGVRLITLTWNYPNEIGYPNCEKQYMEKGLTAFGEEVVYEMNKLGMLIDVSHLSDKGFYDVAKLSSKPFIASHSNARSVTNHSRNLTDDMIKILANKGGVTGLNYAKYFLSEVSSCSIDDMVRHVKHIINIGGIDVMALGSDFDGMTPSTEIEDFCDVLKLIDALKKSGLTESEIEKICYKNALRIIKEVI; translated from the coding sequence ATGAAGGTAATAGATTTTCACTGTGACACCATTCTAAAATTAATGGAGGACAAGGATAAACTTGAGCTGAAAAAGAATAAGTTTCATATAGATATTGAAAAGCTAAAAAAGGGTAATTCGATGTCCCAGTTCTTCGCTTTGTATGTTGATTTAGCTAGGGAAGGAGACCCCTTAGAGATTTGTTTAGAAATGGCCGATAAATTTTATATTGAACTTGAAAAAAATAAAGGGGAAATGGAAATTGCAACAAATTATAATCAATTGATGGAAAACTATAATAAAGGAAGGATTTCTGCATTTTTAACCATTGAAGAGGGGGGTGTATTAAAGGGAAAACTACATAATCTTAGGAACCTATATAGATTAGGGGTGAGATTAATTACATTGACATGGAATTATCCCAATGAAATAGGCTATCCAAACTGCGAAAAACAATATATGGAAAAGGGATTAACTGCTTTTGGGGAAGAAGTAGTATATGAGATGAATAAACTAGGTATGCTTATCGATGTATCCCATTTATCGGATAAAGGATTTTATGACGTGGCAAAGCTTTCTTCTAAACCCTTTATAGCATCACATTCTAATGCTCGATCCGTGACTAATCACTCAAGAAACTTAACTGATGATATGATAAAAATATTGGCAAATAAGGGTGGAGTAACAGGACTAAACTATGCAAAATATTTTTTAAGCGAAGTATCTAGTTGCAGTATAGATGATATGGTTCGTCATGTAAAACACATAATCAATATTGGTGGTATAGATGTTATGGCACTAGGGTCAGATTTCGATGGCATGACGCCAAGTACAGAGATAGAAGATTTTTGTGATGTCCTAAAGCTTATAGATGCTTTGAAAAAAAGCGGTTTAACTGAAAGTGAAATAGAAAAAATATGTTATAAAAATGCATTAAGGATCATTAAAGAGGTTATTTAG
- a CDS encoding sugar ABC transporter permease translates to MKFKSNRRLIIFILLFPSLAGFSLFYIIPFLSCGWYSLLDHCVNGSFVGLKNYRDLLSNNLFLMAAVNTVYFALFAVPITMLLGLLLATLLNKKINSRSIFRSAFIAPMVIPTASVVLIWNILFHSDGALNGTLASLGFSPIDWLNSSKARLVMVLLYAWKNIGYCMVVFLGGLLKIPKEYYEAADMEGAGSFKKFIYITIPYLTPVIFFVLVLSIINSFKIFKEVYLLAGPYPHESIYTMQHYMNNVFTSLDYQKLSAAAYIMAIVLGILIYILFKYENKYSSFLK, encoded by the coding sequence ATGAAATTCAAATCAAACAGAAGGTTAATAATATTTATCCTTCTGTTTCCAAGCTTGGCAGGGTTTTCTCTATTTTATATAATCCCATTTTTGAGTTGTGGATGGTACTCTTTGCTAGATCATTGCGTAAACGGGAGCTTTGTAGGTTTAAAGAACTACAGGGATTTATTATCAAATAATTTATTTCTAATGGCCGCGGTCAACACCGTATATTTTGCTTTATTTGCTGTGCCAATTACAATGCTTTTAGGATTACTTCTTGCAACTTTGTTAAATAAAAAAATAAATAGCAGGAGTATTTTTAGATCAGCATTTATAGCCCCAATGGTTATTCCAACAGCATCCGTAGTACTGATATGGAATATTCTCTTCCATAGTGATGGAGCATTAAATGGAACCCTTGCTTCTTTAGGCTTTTCTCCTATAGATTGGTTAAATTCAAGTAAAGCAAGATTAGTTATGGTTCTTCTGTATGCGTGGAAAAATATAGGTTATTGTATGGTTGTATTCTTAGGAGGCCTTTTAAAAATTCCTAAGGAATATTATGAAGCGGCAGATATGGAAGGGGCAGGTAGCTTTAAGAAGTTTATATATATTACCATCCCCTATCTTACTCCTGTTATATTCTTTGTTTTGGTTTTATCCATTATAAATTCATTTAAGATATTCAAGGAAGTTTATCTCCTAGCTGGACCCTATCCCCATGAAAGTATTTATACAATGCAGCATTATATGAACAATGTTTTCACATCCCTTGATTATCAAAAGTTAAGTGCTGCCGCATATATCATGGCCATTGTATTAGGGATTTTAATATATATATTATTCAAATATGAAAATAAATATAGTAGCTTTTTAAAATAA
- a CDS encoding TlpA family protein disulfide reductase, producing the protein MKRSFIFILCMLMLFAAGCSNGGNNAVSNEENLDKNPIAGNVISSFNTYDIKGNEISNDIFKNHKITMINVWGTFCGPCIEEMPDLQKIYTEYKGENFNLIGIVSDIRLGQDTKEAASIVSQTKVEYTNILADDVLSKEVLSYFDYVPYTIFVDSEGNILKTLVSGSRSYEKYKEIIDNLIKNMK; encoded by the coding sequence ATGAAAAGAAGCTTTATTTTTATTTTGTGTATGCTTATGTTATTTGCTGCTGGATGTTCTAATGGAGGTAATAATGCAGTAAGTAATGAAGAAAACTTAGACAAAAACCCAATTGCAGGCAATGTCATATCTTCATTTAATACTTATGATATTAAAGGTAACGAAATATCAAATGATATATTCAAAAATCATAAAATAACAATGATAAATGTATGGGGTACATTCTGTGGTCCATGCATAGAAGAAATGCCGGATCTACAAAAGATATATACTGAATATAAAGGTGAAAACTTCAATTTAATAGGCATTGTAAGTGATATTAGGCTAGGACAAGATACTAAGGAGGCCGCAAGCATTGTAAGTCAAACCAAGGTAGAATATACAAATATTCTAGCCGATGACGTTTTAAGTAAAGAAGTCCTTAGTTATTTTGATTATGTACCATATACTATTTTTGTAGATTCAGAGGGCAATATTCTAAAAACCCTTGTGTCTGGAAGTAGAAGTTATGAAAAGTATAAAGAAATAATTGATAATCTTATAAAAAATATGAAGTAG